A section of the Branchiostoma lanceolatum isolate klBraLanc5 chromosome 19, klBraLanc5.hap2, whole genome shotgun sequence genome encodes:
- the LOC136425043 gene encoding uncharacterized protein, with product MTDQDGTAFQPIYDTPRSSYSVDDIDSKEAEGSGTFVARFDGAKCTMGDWKAAYESATPNSPPPGYTSNSYPEMYRPSGADDDPPPPPVADHGVTLSIPVNATVSATSDTDGDSTSNRTYISSYGMTDREYGRRGSARLLRRVGKASLAAGILALLGMACATLIITNQSHLESADANLLKTQNNLDQLVRKMSFSLASLINLRQKAAGNHGYEHAHEHPHGMDHPSVRPSTSPDMKAVEVKGKDSLANMMDTEPEVTSTTEDYDFLPGADWLMDEIDLLDGEDSDETEPSIPEPRRPQAALRGQPASCKDLLKTHDGLNNIFPFPDCTAPLQVYCHNMTRSPTEFLELGALNTLKMYHMATRHSTITYEKVRVKFEGRKIVPVLNDLTFATFDKGQTLPPCVLIGTCNPGNENTCCTVATADLTFANPDLKVVGGDSIGPEGRSLTRPRSVPPQSMLFPGTPTLSMSCGGFRRKPTACDDITSLPYLEQKCRNKGEGGNPPRGPYPPPPVGPGELEMIKSLIANI from the exons ATGACGGATCAGGACGGCACCGCGTTCCAGCCCATCTACGACACACCGCGAAGCTCTTACTCTGTCGACGACATAGAC TCAAAGGAAGCAGAGGGTAGCGGCACATTCGTCGCCCGATTCGACGGTGCGAAGTGCACTATGGGAGACTGGAAAGCCGCCTACGAGAGTGCCACACCTAATTCGCCACCGCCAG GATACACTAGCAACAGCTACCCCGAGATGTACCGTCCATCTGGTGCTGATGACGACCCTCCACCGCCCCCTGTCGCTG ACCACGGAGTGACCCTGTCCATCCCGGTGAACGCCACGGTGAGCGCCACTAGCGACACTGACGGGGACTCCACCTCCAATCGGACCTACATCTCGTCCTACG GGATGACGGACCGAGAGTACGGGCGGCGCGGGTCGGCTCGGCTGCTCCGGCGGGTGGGGAAGGCTTCCCTTGCCGCCGGGATCCTGGCTCTGCTCGGCATGGCCTGTGCGACTTTGATCATCACCAATCAAAGTCACCTGGAGAGCGCTGACGCCAACCTGCTGAAAACCCAG AACAACCTGGACCAACTCGTCCGGAAGATGAGCTTCAGTCTGGCCTCCCTCATCAACCTCCGCCAGAAGGCGGCTGGTAACCATGGATACGAGCATGCGCACGAGCACCCACACGGCATGGATCACCCAAG TGTTCGCCCGTCCACCTCTCCTGACATGAAGGCTGTGGAGGTGAAGGGCAAGGACTCCCTGGCCAACATGATGGACACcgaaccggaagtgacgtcgaCTACCGAGGACTACGACTTCCTGCCTGGAGCTGATTGGCTCATGGACGAAATCGACCTGTTGGACGGTGAAGACTCTGACGAGACTGAACCCTCGATTCCGGAACCGCGACGTCCCCAAG CTGCTCTGAGGGGGCAGCCTGCTTCTTGCAAGGACCTCCTGAAGACTCATGACGGACTGAACAACATCTTCCCGTTCCCGGACTGCACCGCTCCGCTCCAGGTCTACTGCCACAACATGACCAGGAGCCCCACCGAGTTCCTGGAGCTGGGCGCGCTCAACACCCTCAAGATGTACCACATGGCA ACTCGACATAGCACCATCACGTATGAGAAAGTGCGTGTCAAGTTCGAGGGACGGAAGATAGTGCCTGTGCTGAACGACCTGACGTTTGCCACCTTCGACAAAG GCCAGACACTGCCACCTTGCGTCCTGATCGGCACCTGCaaccctgggaacgagaacaCCTGCTGCACCGTGGCAACGGCGGATCTGACCTTTGCCAACCCTGACCTGAag GTGGTTGGTGGCGACAGCATCGGCCCGGAAGGCAGGTCGCTGACCAGGCCCAGGTCCGTCCCGCCACAGAGCATGCTGTTCCCAGGCACACCG ACTTTGTCCATGAGCTGCGGAGGCTTCCGCAGGAAACCGACCGCCTGTGACGACATCACCAGCCTGCCGTACCTGGAGCAGAAGTGCCGcaacaagggggaggggggaaaccCGCCCCGGGGCCCCTACCCTCCCCCACCCGTGGGGCCAGGGGAACTGGAGATGATCAAATCCCTGATAGCCAACATCTAA
- the LOC136425037 gene encoding tripartite motif-containing protein 2-like, whose translation MADTEASFRKQVRDEFLSCSICLEPFHQPKTLPCLHTFCEECLRDHAEVRPGFQCPTCRRHAVLGPAGVAGLPDNHFISSLCDTVLEQGTAIYESQCGAHPSEELKLFCTDCEAVICSECWDEKHPTHTVTTARKAAETKKAAFTDIIARGRSYLQTDCAFLRKLRTLEDTVNENKEKVEGEVTGAFDGLIRQLTERKEWLLEEVDKNHQQNIAGLEEKKDNLLKQVAELSSACDKTEKAMEQGGGDFLRQGIQLSRTFEDYKEKQTTPISMQTRVTSFQPKGMNVKIQEMGELRVDSTITTADSTRGNKTAGVDISTAWRRSFLQLIVGLSIALALYNINFSAIVVRFEQGKFNNPGRVSVSQNNVLFIADEGNYRIKKVDHRGQYLGQITTMIEGGTEFWPLSVRPFAVAVGWDDNLWVIGQKESTASSSNRFAVALYSTTGKYIGKIVTFENPKDIAVNTDRKYVMVIDGRDVKMFNLNGRVVHLIKGADCGLQNPQHITVSQDGDILVSDTAKHMVFVFTDKGKLLRSFGSEGSGEGELKGPRGVCTDSAGNIIVADEENNRVEVFDGQGRFVRHAVTAVTNPVGVAVARSGQLVVTRSDFHGPEAVLIFDNY comes from the coding sequence atggcggacacaGAGGCAAGTTTTCGGAAGCAGGTACGGGACGAATTCCTGTCTTGCAGCATCTGTCTGGAGCCTTTTCATCAGCCCAAGACGCTTCCCTGTCTACACACGTTCTGCGAGGAATGTCTACGCGACCATGCCGAGGTTCGCCCGGGGTTCCAGTGCCCAACTTGCCGCCGACATGCCGTGTTGGGACCGGCTGGGGTCGCCGGACTTCCGGATAACCATTTCATTTCAAGTCTATGTGACACGGTTCTAGAGCAAGGTACGGCGATATATGAGAGCCAGTGTGGTGCTCACCCTTCTGAAGAACTGAAACTCTTTTGTACAGACTGTGAAGCTGTTATTTGTAGCGAATGTTGGGACGAAAAACATCCAACTCACACCGTGACAACGGCTAGAAAAGCAGCGGAGACAAAGAAGGCTGCGTTTACGGACATTATCGCAAGAGGGCGCTCGTACCTGCAAACAGACTGTGCATTCCTGAGAAAGCTCCGGACTCTAGAAGACACGGTCAACGAAAACAAGGAAAAAGTTGAGGGGGAAGTCACGGGGGCCTTCGATGGGTTGATCAGACAGTTGACTGAGAGGAAAGAATGGCTACTTGAAGAAGTagacaaaaatcaccaacagAATATCGCAGGACTTgaagagaaaaaagacaatCTCCTGAAACAGGTTGCTGAGTTGTCCAGCGCTTGTGACAAAACGGAAAAGGCGATGGAGCAAGGTGGAGGAGACTTTCTCCGACAGGGGATTCAGTTATCTAGAACTTTTGAGGATTATAAGGAAAAACAAACTACTCCGATTTCAATGCAAACTCGAGTGACCTCATTCCAACCCAAAGGCATGAATGTGAAGATTCAAGAAATGGGTGAACTGAGAGTGGACTCTACAATCACAACCGCAGATTCGACACGCGGAAACAAAACCGCTGGAGTTGACATCAGCACGGCTTGGAGGCGGTCCTTTCTTCAGTTGATTGTCGGTTTGTCCATTGCTCTCGCTTTGTACAATATTAACTTCTCAGCCATAGTTGTTAGGTTCGAGCAGGGGAAATTTAACAACCCTGGCCGTGTATCCGTGTCTCAGAATAACGTACTGTTTATTGCAGACGAGGGCAATTACAGAATTAAGAAGGTAGACCATCGCGGACAATACCTGGGACAGATAACAACGATGATCGAGGGAGGAACCGAATTCTGGCCTCTCTCTGTACGACCGTTTGCGGTAGCGGTAGGTTGGGATGATAACCTTTGGGTGATAGGACAGAAAGAGTCGACTGCAAGTTCTTCTAATAGATTCGCCGTTGCCCTCTATAGCACCACTGGGAAGTACATTGGAAAGATTGTCACGTTTGAAAACCCAAAGGACATAGCTGTGAATACTGACCGGAAGTACGTCATGGTGATAGACGGACGTGACGTCAAGATGTTCAATCTGAATGGAAGGGTAGTTCATTTGATCAAGGGTGCGGACTGCGGCTTGCAAAACCCACAGCACATAACTGTGAGTCAAGATGGAGACATTTTGGTGTCTGACACGGCAAAGCACATGGTGTTTGTTTTTACCGACAAAGGAAAACTTCTGCGCTCGTTTGGAAGTGAGGGAAGCGGCGAGGGCGAGCTGAAAGGACCGCGTGGGGTCTGCACGGATTCCGCGGGAAATATCATCGTGGCGGACGAAGAAAACAACCGGGTCGAAGTGTTCGACGGCCAAGGACGTTTCGTGCGACACGCCGTCACTGCCGTGACCAATCCGGTAGGGGTCGCTGTTGCACGGAGCGGCCAACTTGTGGTTACAAGAAGCGACTTTCATGGCCCTGAAGCCGTACTCATCTTTGATAATTACTAA
- the LOC136425050 gene encoding uncharacterized protein, whose product MKNATLIIFLLLAGNVLTIFYAFSGKFNTLGYYVRRGLANQRADTSSDRAIPTAHEHVHDLSRMLPRPVEFEHIEANDSEPHKPRLQPKVTESPEEQEGSVLILTPVAGKIRAVPRYLSLLKSLTYPRSKISIAILMSNIHDEESLQNIHSMMTELNDKFKSARLFRKDYENIVTGPDRHSEWMQKERRRILAQSRNQLLLRALGAEQWVLWLDFDLIALPPNITETLIEADKPIVAPHCVYGPQNDTYDLNSYKETKDFHQWKRLAHKTDEDLLLAGYADSPPGRLYMRDLRGKGIKLTELDAVGGTCLLVKGRLHRDGLIFPPYVMDNKLETEGLVAMAKKMGYQAYGMPQVIVRH is encoded by the exons ATGAAGAACGCAACTCTGATAATCTTCCTTCTCCTGGCGGGAAACGTGTTGACGATATTTTACGCCTTTTCTGGGAAGTTCAATACATTGGGCTACTACGTCAGAAGAGgattagccaatcagagagcagATACAAGCTCCGACCGAGCAATCCCGACAGCTCACGAACATGTACACGATCTTTCCCGAATGTTACCGAGGCCAGTCGAATTCGAACACATCGAAGCGAACGACAGCGAGCCGCACAAGCCACGACTGCAACCGAAGGTTACCGAGTCCCCCGAGGAGCAAGAAGGCAGTGTCTTAATTCTCACACCCGTGGCTGGAAAAATCCGCGCAGTGCCAAGATACCTTTCGTTGCTTAAGTCTCTTACCTATCCACGATCTAAGATATCTATAGCAATCTTAATGAGTAACATACACGACGAGGAGTCTTTACAGAACATACACTCTATGATGACGGAATTGAACGATAAATTCAAAAGTGCCAGACTGTTTAGAAAAGACTATGAGAACATTGTGACTGGCCCAGACCGGCACTCGGAATGGATGCAGAAGGAAAGGAGAAGGATTCTTGCACAGAGTCGGAACCAGTTACTTCTCAGGGCACTAGGGGCGGAACAATGG GTTTTATGGTTGGACTTTGACCTGATCGCCCTTCCACCGAACATCACCGAGACTTTGATAGAAGCCGACAAGCCCATAGTCGCGCCGCACTGTGTGTACGGACCTCAGAACGACACCTACGACCTCAACTCTTACAAG GAAACTAAAGATTTTCACCAGTGGAAGAGGCTGGCGCACAAGACTGACGAGGATCTCCTTCTAGCGGGGTACGCTGATTCTCCACCCGGCAGACTGTACATGCGGGACCTCAGGggaaag GGCATCAAGCTGACGGAGTTGGACGCTGTGGGCGGCACGTGCCTGCTGGTCAAAGGTCGTCTCCATAGAGACGGGCTGATTTTCCCGCCTTACGTCATGGACAATAAACTTGAAACTGAGGGTCTGGTCGCTATGGCGAAGAAAATGGGCTATCAG GCTTATGGAATGCCACAGGTCATCGTAAGGCACTGA
- the LOC136425049 gene encoding ethanolamine-phosphate cytidylyltransferase-like: MATASESATPRKVRVWMDGCFDMVHFGHANALRQAKKTGDVLVVGVHSDDAISKYKGPPVWTEQERYKMIRAIKWVDEVVEDASYFPTPEQLDKYGCDFCVHGDDISTTVDGEDCYSALKNGGRYRTCSRTQGISTTDLVGRMLLMTRDHHRGDTNGAIDNQEFAELNGGENCPWTGVSQFIASTQKILEFSNGTERKPNDKAVYIPGSFDLFHCGHLDFLERARQEGDYLIIGLHGDAVVNWYKGCNHPIMNIHERVLTLMACKYVSEVVIDAPYKITEEMMEHLSIDMVCHGKPGSPVPPCKDGGDPFAVPKALGKFKMLDSGNELTTTILIDRIIRNRISYRNRNRRKESRELEMYNEVYGE; encoded by the exons ATGGCAACGGCCTCGGAATCAGCCACCCCGCGGAAGGTGAGAGTGTGGATGGACGGGTGCTTCGACATGGTACATTTTGGCCACGCCAACGCCCTGCGCCAGGCAAAGAAGACAGGGGACGTGCTTGTGGTGGGGGTTCACTCGGATGACGCAATCTCTAAGTACAAAGGACCACCTGTCTGGACTGAGCAAGAGAGATATAAG ATGATCCGAGCAATCAAGTGGGTTGACGAGGTGGTTGAAGACGCGTCGTACTTCCCGACACCCGAGCAACTAGACAAGTACGGATGTGACTTCTGTGTGCACGGCGACGACATCAGCACCACTGTGGACGGCGAGGACTGCTATAGTGCA CTAAAAAATGGCGGCCGCTACCGTACGTGTTCTCGTACTCAGGGTATCTCAACCACGGACCTGGTAGGACGCATGCTGCTGATGACTCGTGACCATCACCGTGGTGACACTAACGGTGCCATAGACAACCAAGAG TTTGCAGAACTCAATGGAGGTGAAAACTGTCCCTGGACCGGCGTGTCACAGTTTATTGCGAGTACGCAGAAGATACTGGAATTCTCCAATGGAACTGAACGCAAACCGAATGACAAAGCCGTATACATACCAG GTTCCTTTGACCTGTTCCACTGCGGCCATCTTGATTTTCTGGAGAGGGCCCGTCAGGAGGGGGACTATCTCATCATCGGTCTCCATGGCGACGCCGTTGTCAATTG GTATAAGGGCTGTAACCACCccatcatgaatattcatgagcgGGTCCTGACTCTGATGGCCTGCAAGTACGTGTCGGAAGTGGTGATTGACGCCCCTTACAAG ATTACAGAAGAGATGATGGAACATCTGTCGATAGACATGGTGTGCCACGGGAAGCCAGGCAGTCCTGTACCGCCCTGTAAGGACGGGGGAGACCCGTTCGCCGTCCCCAAGGCGTTGGGAAAGTTCAAG ATGTTGGACAGTGGAAACGAGCTGACTACTACAATTCTCATTGACCGGATCATCCGGAACCGGATATCATACCGGAACCGGAACCGGAGGAAGGAATCACGGGAACTGGAGATGTACAATGAAGTATACGGAGAGTGA